A window from Labrus mixtus chromosome 14, fLabMix1.1, whole genome shotgun sequence encodes these proteins:
- the LOC132988324 gene encoding potassium channel subfamily K member 4 — translation MRCSTLFGILTGVLLYLVLGAVVFRALETPREMGKHMHLQDARLEFLMNFTCVGPENLQLLIEEVVDAMGAGVDPNSNTTFVSQWDLASAFFFSGTIITTIGFGNISPKTEGGQLFCIFYALMGIPMFGFLLAGVGDHLGTGLRKAVLKIETLFRKWKVSPTIVRVISAVLSILLGCLLFVAVPILVFQRVEQWTLLESAYFVVITLTTVGFGDYVAGDSGNEGSDHWYKPLVWFWILLGLAYFASVLTMIGNWLRVLSKKTRAEMEELRAHATDWGQNIQNMSVDFRIPGKIDDPFKRRRRKRRHGPRSHGNSVAANGAPEGNEEQHGSQSESGSSSSSSSNESESASEADSQATQTERVPEEKPAEPEKEETLPEPHLSQPLDYFGENLAFIDESSDTQSVKVHLDPLLDSTQSNSGHSRQAKRRRHRRPVPQRSPRGNRLNPDKKEPNGNKKTVLDLPLKPQGDHINSTAQA, via the exons ATGCGTTGCTCTACCCTGTTCGGCATCCTCACCGGGGTGCTCCTGTACCTGGTGCTGGGAGCGGTGGTGTTTCGTGCCCTGGAGACTCCACGAGAGATGGGCAAGCACATGCATCTGCAGGACGCACGCCTGGAGTTCTTGATGAACTTCACCTGCGTGGGCCCTGAGAATCTTCAGTTACTTATAGAG GAAGTGGTGGATGCTATGGGTGCGGGAGTGGATCCCAACAGCAACACCACCTTTGTCAGCCAGTGGGATCTGGCCAGTGCCTTTTTCTTCTCAGGGACGATCATCACAACAATCG GTTTTGGAAACATCTCACCAAAGACAGAAGGCGGGCAGCTGTTCTGTATATTCTACGCCCTGATGGGAATCCCCATGTTCGGTTTCCTGCTTGCTGGAGTTGGAGACCATCTGGGTACTGGACTGAGGAAAGCTGTCCTCAAAATAGAGACTCTCTTCCGG AAATGGAAAGTCAGTCCGACCATAGTGCGAGTGATCTCCGCTGTCCTTTCCATCCTGCTGGGCTGTCTGCTCTTTGTTGCAGTGCCTATCCTGGTTTTCCAGAGGGTGGAGCAGTGGACTCTTTTGGAGTCGGCCTACTTTGTGGTTATTACCCTGACAACAGTTGGGTTTGGAGACTATGTTGCAG GGGATTCTGGGAACGAAGGCAGTGACCACTGGTACAAGCCTCTCGTTTGGTTCTGGATCTTGCTTGGTCTCGCCTACTTTGCATCAGTCCTTACAATGATTGGTAACTGGCTTAGGGTTTTATCCAAGAAGACAAGAGCTGAG atGGAGGAACTTCGAGCCCATGCCACAGACTGGGGTCAAAACATCCAGAACATGTCGGTGGATTTCCGCATTCCAGGAAAAATCGATGACCCCTTCAAACGCCGTCGGAGGAAGCGTCGTCACGGCCCACGCAGCCATGGTAACAGTGTGGCAGCCAACGGGGCTCCTGAGGGGAACGAAGAGCAGCATGGGAGTCAATCAGAGTCTGGAtcgtcctcttcatcctcctctaaTGAATCAGAGTCTGCATCAGAAGCAGACTCTCAGGCCACGCAGACAGAGCGAGTACCTGAAGAGAAACCTGCAGAGCCTGAAAAGGAGGAGACTCTTCCAGAACCCCATCTGTCTCAGCCTCTGGACTACTTTGGGGAGAACCTTGCATTTATTGATGAGTCTTCAGATACTCAAAGTGTTAAAGTACATTTAGATCCTCTTCTGGATTCCACTCAGTCCAACTCTGGACACTCTCGTCAGGCCAAAAGGAGACGCCACAGAAGACCAGTACCACAGAGAAGCCCCAGAGGCAACCGCTTGAACCCAGACAAGAAGGAACccaatggaaacaaaaaaacagtcctAGATCTACCACTGAAGCCTCAAGGAGATCACATAAACTCCACTGCACAAGCATAG
- the esrra gene encoding steroid hormone receptor ERR1, producing the protein MSSRERRSDVYIKAEPSSPEGGGGGRTSPGGASSDSSQSGGGGTRGDSVKRYSPPLYTPALRCNFKDEGGDGAEEGSTGNGAGRCKYALSTLPKRLCLVCGDVASGYHYGVASCEACKAFFKRTIQGNIEYSCPASNECEITKRRRKACQACRFTKCLKVGMLKEGVRLDRVRGGRQKYKRRPEVENATYQSAPLPLTKESEKGSSNIIVSHLLVAEPEKLFAMPDPLQPDTAQRTLTTLCDLADRELVVIIGWAKHIPGFLSLSLADQMSVLQSVWLEVLVLGVAYRSLGCEDEVVFAEDFVLDEEMSRVAGLTELNAAISQLARRFRALNVDREEFVMLKAIALTNSDSVYIEDMEAVQKLRDLLHQALLELECQRRPDDPQRAGRLLLTLPLLRQTAGRALTTFYSIKTRGGVPMHKLFLEMLEAMMDSP; encoded by the exons ATGTCTTCCAGGGAACGTCGGTCAGATGTCTACATAAAGGCAGAACCAAGCAGTCCAGAGGGAGGCGGGGGAGGTCGGACCAGCCCCGGCGGGGCCTCCTCAGACTCCTCTCAAAGTGGAGGTGGAGGAACCAGAGGAGACAGCGTTAAACGTTACTCCCCGCCGCTCTACACGCCCGCTCTGCGCTGTAACTTCAAAGACGAGGGCGGAGACGGGGCAGAGGAGGGCTCCACTGGAAATGGAGCAGGGCGATGCAAGTACGCCCTGAGCACGTTACCCAAGAGGCTGTGTTTAGTATGCGGAGATGTGGCGTCGGGTTACCACTACGGTGTGGCGTCATGTGAGGCCTGTAAAGCATTCTTCAAGAGAACTATCCAAG gaaacattgaATACAGCTGTCCAGCATCGAATGAGTGTGAGATCACCAAAAGGCGTAGAAAGGCCTGTCAGGCATGCCGCTTCACCAAGTGCCTCAAAGTAGGCATGCTAAAAGAGG GAGTTCGTCTTGATAGGGTCAGAGGTGGAAGGCAGAAATACAAAAGGCGCCCAGAAGTGGAGAATGCAACATACCAGAGTGCCCCTCTACCACTAACAAAGGAGAGTGAAAAAG GATCTTCCAACATCATTGTGTCCCACCTCCTAGTGGCAGAGCCAGAAAAGTTATTTGCCATGCCTGACCCTCTGCAGCCCGATACAGCCCAGCGCACACTCACCACCCTGTGTGACCTCGCTGACCGTGAGCTGGTCGTCATCATCGGCTGGGCCAAACACATTCCTG GCTTCCTGTCTCTATCCCTAGCAGACCAGATGTCTGTGCTGCAGTCGGTGTGGCTGGAGGTGCTGGTGCTGGGCGTAGCGTACCGCTCGCTTGGCTGTGAGGACGAGGTGGTGTTCGCTGAGGATTTTGTCCTTGACGAGGAGATGTCACGTGTTGCGGGACTGACAGAGCTAAATGCAGCAATTAGTCAACTCGCTCGCCGTTTCCGTGCACTAAATGTGGACCGGGAGGAATTTGTCATGCTAAAAGCCATCGCCCTCACTAACTCag ACTCTGTTTACATTGAGGACATGGAGGCCGTGCAGAAGCTGCGGGACCTCCTCCACCAGGCCCTGCTGGAGCTGGAATGTCAGCGGCGCCCAGATGACCCCCAGAGGGCAGGACGCCTCCTTTTAACATTGCCCCTCCTCCGACAGACTGCTGGTCGTGCTCTGACCACTTTTTACAGCATCAAGACCCGTGGTGGTGTACCCATGCACAAACTATTCCTGGAGATGCTGGAAGCCATGATGGACTCTCCCTAG
- the prdx5 gene encoding peroxiredoxin-5, mitochondrial, protein MLSITSSLIKSSRVVQCVRLLHTSPIAEMPIQVGEPLPSVEVQEGEPGNKVSMDQLFKGKKGVLFAVPGAFTPGCSKTHLPGFVQQAADLKGKGIQEVACISVNDAFVMAAWGKEHGTDGKVRMLADPTGAFTKAVDLLLDSDQIVQVLGNKRSKRYAMLVEDGVVKKINVEPDGTGLTCSLASNILSDL, encoded by the exons ATGCTCTCTATCACATCCTCCCTAATCAAGAGCAGCCGTGTCGTCCAGTGCGTCAGGCTGCTACACACTTCTCCTATCGCCGAAATGCCGATACAG GTTGGTGAACCTCTCCCCTCAGTGGAGGTCCAGGAAGGGGAGCCAGGGAATAAGGTTTCTATGGATCAACTCTTCAAGGGGAAGAAGGGAGTCCTCTTTGCTGTACCTGGAGCTTTCACCCCTGGTTGTTCAAAG ACTCACCTCCCAGGTTTTGTGCAGCAGGCAGCGGACTTGAAGGGTAAAGGCATACAGGAGGTTGCTTGTATATCTGTCAATGATGCATTTGTCATGGCTGCCTGGGGGAAGGAGCACGGCACAGATGGCAAG GTTCGCATGCTTGCTGATCCTACTGGAGCTTTCACAAAG gcGGTCGACCTGTTACTCGACAGTGATCAGATTGTTCAGGTGCTTGGGAACAAGCGATCCAAGAG GTATGCCATGTTGGTGGAAGATGGCGTTGTGAAGAAGATCAATGTGGAGCCTGATGGCACTGGACTGACCTGCAGCCTGGCCTCAAACATTCTGTCTGATCTGTAG
- the banf1 gene encoding barrier-to-autointegration factor, with amino-acid sequence MSSTSQKHKDFVAEPMGEKPVMALAGIGEALGKRLESKGFDKAYVVLGQFLVLKKDEELFRDWLKDTCGANSKQQGDCYGCLKEWCDAFL; translated from the exons ATGTCGTCCACATCCCAAAAGCATAAAGACTTTGTGGCAGAGCCCATGGGCGAGAAGCCTGTGATGGCTCTGGCAGGCATTGGAGAAGCTCTTGGCAAAAGACTGGAGAGTAAGGGCTTTGATAAG GCGTACGTTGTCCTCGGGCAGTTCCTGGTGCTAAAGAAAGATGAGGAGCTCTTCCGGGACTGGCTTAAAGACACATGTGGAGCAAACAGTAAACAACAAGGTGACTGCTATGGCTGTCTGAAAGAATGGTGTGACGCCTTCTTATAA